The following proteins are co-located in the Trichocoleus sp. genome:
- a CDS encoding DUF751 family protein: MQDFFNNVSRYPRYLISISLGVLLTLFSPLVPLFKRPTTAVVTIALLVSALVFLGFTLRAMLGLNMA, translated from the coding sequence ATGCAGGATTTTTTTAATAACGTCTCTCGCTATCCTCGTTATTTAATCTCGATTTCTTTGGGGGTCTTACTAACCCTGTTCAGCCCCCTCGTGCCCCTGTTCAAGCGCCCAACAACAGCAGTCGTGACGATCGCGCTTTTGGTATCTGCCTTAGTTTTTCTAGGGTTCACGCTGCGGGCAATGCTGGGTTTAAACATGGCTTAG
- a CDS encoding peptidylprolyl isomerase yields MTRAIMETAKGTIHLDLFDQDAPNTVKNFVDLSEKGFYDGLNFHRVIPNFMIQGGCPQGTGTGGPGYSIKCEINPNKHQAGSLSMAHAGRDTGGSQFFICHAPQPHLDGVHTVFGKTEDMDVVNAIRQGDKILSVKIEK; encoded by the coding sequence ATGACTCGCGCGATTATGGAAACGGCAAAGGGCACAATTCACCTTGATCTGTTTGATCAAGACGCCCCGAATACCGTTAAGAATTTTGTTGATCTCTCCGAGAAGGGTTTTTACGACGGTCTCAACTTTCACCGCGTTATCCCCAACTTTATGATTCAAGGAGGTTGTCCTCAAGGAACCGGTACAGGGGGTCCTGGCTACAGCATCAAATGTGAGATCAACCCAAACAAGCATCAGGCGGGTAGTCTGTCGATGGCACATGCTGGACGCGATACAGGCGGCAGCCAGTTCTTTATCTGCCATGCACCTCAGCCACACTTAGACGGCGTTCATACGGTTTTTGGCAAGACCGAAGATATGGATGTTGTGAATGCGATTCGACAAGGCGATAAGATTTTGTCGGTCAAGATCGAGAAATAA
- the rbfA gene encoding 30S ribosome-binding factor RbfA — protein MATSRRVVRVAELIKREVSQLLFNGIKDDRVGRGMVSVTDVDVSGDLQHAKVFVSVYGSDDVRAAAMAGLKSATGYVRSELGHRVRLRRTPEIQFVEDRSIERGTQVLSLINRLSQERKPDPEEETAIEADGLEIEHQDDYQDDEFKDDEE, from the coding sequence ATGGCTACCAGTCGAAGAGTTGTGCGTGTGGCAGAGTTGATTAAGCGCGAAGTCAGCCAGCTTTTGTTTAACGGAATTAAAGACGATCGTGTGGGTCGTGGCATGGTGAGTGTCACGGATGTGGATGTGTCGGGAGATTTGCAGCACGCCAAAGTTTTTGTCAGCGTCTATGGCTCTGATGATGTCCGGGCAGCAGCGATGGCAGGTTTGAAGTCGGCAACGGGCTATGTGCGAAGTGAGTTAGGGCATCGAGTCCGGTTGCGGCGTACGCCAGAAATTCAGTTTGTTGAAGATCGATCGATCGAACGTGGAACCCAGGTGCTGTCGCTGATTAATCGCCTGAGCCAGGAACGCAAGCCTGATCCTGAGGAAGAAACGGCGATCGAGGCAGATGGGCTAGAAATAGAGCACCAGGACGATTATCAGGACGACGAATTCAAAGACGACGAGGAGTAA
- a CDS encoding DNA adenine methylase: MPTLVASLLSPRPFLKWAGGKGQLIQQYLPYFPSSFRTYYEPFLGGGAIFFHLQPQRSVLMDINPELVNVYVCIRDRVEEVIALLARHQVSHDHDYYYQMRSASAATEIERAARLIYLNKTCYNGLYRENSKGQFNVPMGQYKEPRVCHPEGLRAASIALQNARIEVSSFSTVLENDISAQDFVYFDPPYHPISQTSRFTGYSRFSFHAEDQIRLRDTFVALADRGVKVMLSNSDCPFIRELYEGFPIHTITASRAINSNAQKRGKITEVLVTSY; this comes from the coding sequence ATGCCAACTCTGGTTGCTTCATTGCTCTCGCCGCGTCCGTTTCTCAAGTGGGCCGGTGGAAAAGGGCAATTAATTCAACAATATTTGCCTTACTTTCCCTCTAGCTTTCGCACTTACTACGAGCCATTCTTGGGGGGTGGAGCTATCTTTTTTCACCTGCAACCGCAGCGATCGGTGTTGATGGATATTAATCCAGAATTAGTGAATGTCTATGTTTGCATCCGCGATCGAGTTGAAGAAGTAATTGCCCTATTAGCAAGACATCAAGTATCTCACGATCACGACTATTACTATCAAATGCGATCGGCTTCAGCCGCTACTGAAATTGAACGCGCAGCTCGATTAATTTACCTCAACAAAACTTGCTATAACGGGCTTTATCGTGAGAATTCTAAGGGACAATTCAACGTGCCAATGGGGCAATATAAAGAACCGCGAGTTTGTCATCCAGAAGGATTAAGAGCCGCTTCGATCGCTCTGCAAAATGCTCGAATTGAAGTAAGTTCCTTCAGCACGGTTCTCGAAAATGACATTAGCGCCCAGGATTTTGTCTACTTCGATCCACCCTACCATCCCATCAGCCAGACCAGCCGCTTCACGGGCTACAGCCGTTTTTCGTTCCATGCAGAAGATCAAATTCGGCTGCGAGATACCTTCGTGGCGCTCGCCGATCGCGGCGTCAAAGTAATGCTTTCCAACTCTGATTGTCCCTTCATTCGAGAACTCTACGAAGGCTTCCCCATTCACACCATTACTGCTTCACGCGCCATCAATTCCAACGCGCAAAAGCGAGGCAAAATAACTGAAGTTTTGGTGACTTCTTATTGA
- the coaD gene encoding pantetheine-phosphate adenylyltransferase, whose translation MIAIYPGSFDPITLGHLDIIERGCRLFEQVIVVVFRNPSKTPLFSVQQRTEQIRRSTRHLTNLEVDSFEGLAVTYARIRQAQVLLRGLRAVSDFEMELQMAHTNKTLSEDIETVFLTTDPEYSFLSSSVVKEIARFGGPVDHLVPQPVALDIYQCFAKTPIVSAQTAESPIQTRMGEVPTDPTMPAREKA comes from the coding sequence GTGATTGCAATCTATCCCGGCAGTTTCGATCCGATTACTCTGGGTCACCTGGATATCATTGAGCGGGGCTGTCGGCTCTTTGAGCAGGTGATCGTGGTGGTATTCCGTAATCCGAGTAAAACGCCTCTGTTTTCTGTTCAGCAGCGCACTGAGCAGATCCGTCGATCGACTCGGCATCTGACAAACCTTGAAGTAGATAGCTTTGAAGGATTAGCCGTTACCTATGCCCGCATTCGGCAAGCTCAGGTGTTACTCAGAGGCTTAAGGGCAGTTTCCGATTTTGAGATGGAACTGCAAATGGCGCATACTAACAAAACCCTCTCCGAGGACATTGAAACTGTTTTTCTGACCACAGATCCGGAATATAGCTTTCTTAGTAGTAGCGTCGTCAAAGAAATCGCCCGATTTGGTGGCCCTGTAGACCATCTTGTTCCTCAACCTGTTGCCCTGGATATTTACCAATGCTTCGCCAAGACCCCGATCGTCTCAGCCCAGACCGCAGAAAGCCCAATCCAAACCAGAATGGGGGAAGTGCCAACCGACCCAACAATGCCAGCCAGGGAGAAGGCGTGA
- a CDS encoding glycoside hydrolase family 3 N-terminal domain-containing protein produces MAKGLIASLPTWETLSLQQQIAQMVVVRASGHLFDHQIEYPVWEPPNSVLQRWVQELGVGGVILLGGTAAEVGLRTHQLQDWATIPLLVAADIEEGVGQRFAGATWFPPPMALSQIAKRDQPKAIDLAFQMGSITAQEAAAIGLNWVLAPVVDVNNNPANPVINVRSFGDDAAIVSPLISAFIRGARQFPVLTSAKHFPGHGDTAIDSHLELPVILHDRTRLEEIEFAPFRESIAAGVDSVMTAHLQLPALDRHYPATLSQPILTGILRQQMNFQGLIVTDALIMGAITQAYGANEAPILALEAGADILLMPADPEGAIEAICAAVEAGRIPLERINASLDRIWRAKQKVSTTAISGSSHAWEQIPPPPIDLDHLAKPEAIDCAAGVLRDSMTVYCPPDARLGDRRSNEPRRNLVLLDDMLNCNFLRRQAPAITLPAHWGYKLQVIDQNLAGSIAPGSQPPIPTLLQLFIRGNPFRSSAGLTQTAKHWLMHLLQTNQLLGLVIYGSPYVMESLVSQLPAEIPYGFTYGQMPLAQAIVLGELGGESGRSVRNDEFTD; encoded by the coding sequence TTGGCTAAAGGGTTAATTGCATCGTTGCCGACCTGGGAAACGCTATCGTTGCAGCAGCAAATCGCGCAGATGGTTGTGGTTCGCGCGTCTGGGCATCTGTTCGACCACCAGATTGAGTATCCTGTCTGGGAGCCTCCCAATTCCGTTTTGCAGCGTTGGGTGCAGGAATTGGGCGTGGGTGGCGTGATTCTGCTGGGCGGCACTGCGGCAGAGGTTGGCTTGCGAACGCATCAGCTTCAAGACTGGGCAACAATTCCGCTTCTGGTTGCGGCAGATATTGAAGAAGGGGTTGGGCAACGATTTGCGGGTGCAACCTGGTTTCCGCCACCGATGGCACTGAGCCAAATTGCCAAACGAGATCAGCCAAAAGCGATCGACCTTGCCTTTCAGATGGGCAGCATTACGGCGCAAGAGGCAGCCGCGATCGGTTTGAACTGGGTGCTGGCTCCGGTCGTGGATGTGAATAACAATCCGGCAAATCCGGTGATCAATGTCCGATCGTTTGGGGATGATGCGGCGATCGTCAGTCCATTGATTAGCGCATTTATTCGCGGCGCACGGCAGTTCCCTGTTCTTACCAGTGCAAAGCATTTTCCGGGGCATGGGGATACGGCGATCGATTCGCACCTGGAGTTACCTGTCATTCTGCACGATAGAACTCGTCTGGAAGAGATCGAATTTGCACCGTTTAGGGAGTCGATCGCAGCAGGGGTTGATAGTGTCATGACCGCACATCTGCAACTTCCCGCACTCGATCGACATTATCCGGCGACGCTGTCTCAGCCAATCCTGACTGGAATTCTGCGGCAGCAAATGAATTTTCAGGGCTTGATTGTCACGGATGCGCTGATTATGGGAGCCATTACCCAGGCATACGGCGCAAACGAAGCCCCAATTCTGGCACTGGAAGCTGGAGCGGATATTCTCCTCATGCCTGCTGACCCAGAAGGCGCGATCGAGGCAATCTGTGCAGCCGTTGAAGCCGGACGCATTCCCCTGGAACGAATCAACGCTTCGCTTGATCGAATCTGGCGAGCCAAACAGAAAGTTAGCACCACTGCAATTTCGGGCAGTAGTCATGCCTGGGAGCAGATTCCACCACCACCGATCGATTTGGATCACCTGGCAAAACCAGAGGCGATCGATTGTGCGGCAGGGGTTTTACGAGACTCGATGACGGTTTATTGTCCTCCTGACGCTCGATTGGGAGACAGGCGATCGAACGAGCCGCGACGGAATTTGGTTTTGCTGGATGATATGCTGAACTGCAATTTCTTAAGACGACAAGCCCCTGCAATCACGCTACCTGCTCATTGGGGCTACAAACTTCAGGTGATTGATCAAAATTTGGCAGGGTCGATCGCTCCAGGTTCACAGCCGCCAATCCCGACGCTCCTACAACTCTTCATTCGGGGTAATCCCTTTCGCAGCAGTGCCGGACTAACGCAAACTGCCAAACACTGGTTGATGCATCTGCTCCAAACTAATCAACTTCTGGGACTCGTCATTTACGGCAGCCCCTACGTGATGGAATCTTTGGTTTCTCAACTACCTGCTGAAATTCCTTATGGTTTCACCTACGGACAAATGCCATTGGCGCAGGCGATCGTACTGGGTGAATTGGGGGGAGAAAGTGGGCGATCGGTCAGAAATGATGAGTTTACGGATTAG
- a CDS encoding alpha/beta fold hydrolase → MVTAQNLKENQIEVGKLQWFYREAKPLNPLDKPPVVLLHGIPSQSYSWRNVMPTLAEQGFRLIAPDWIGSGFSSKPDRRDFAYTPDAFVEAFGDFLAALGIDRCSLVVQGFVGSAGLQYALRHPEQIERLAIFNTPITTSAKVPWKIKQLGLPLVGDMMTQDPLLVDRTLEGGGGYRVEDADLDVYRRPFLKSSDVGRALLATVQNLRLPEVTAELEAGFANWKQPTLLAWGMRDPWLPFTLAQSLADRLPDVELVKLEEVGHYPQEDWHEKVSDALMRLLRRQAS, encoded by the coding sequence ATGGTGACGGCACAAAATCTTAAGGAAAATCAAATAGAGGTCGGGAAGCTGCAATGGTTTTATCGAGAAGCAAAACCGCTTAACCCACTCGATAAGCCCCCAGTTGTTCTGCTGCATGGGATTCCATCTCAAAGTTATAGCTGGCGAAACGTAATGCCTACCCTGGCAGAACAGGGCTTTCGCTTGATCGCCCCTGATTGGATTGGCTCCGGTTTTTCTAGCAAGCCCGATCGCCGTGACTTTGCCTATACGCCTGATGCCTTTGTGGAAGCATTCGGTGATTTTCTGGCAGCACTGGGGATCGATCGCTGTTCGCTGGTGGTTCAGGGGTTTGTTGGCTCAGCAGGGTTGCAGTATGCGCTGCGTCATCCAGAGCAGATTGAGCGATTAGCAATCTTCAACACGCCAATCACGACATCCGCTAAAGTACCCTGGAAAATCAAGCAACTGGGTCTACCGCTAGTCGGAGATATGATGACCCAAGATCCGCTGCTAGTCGATCGCACGCTTGAAGGTGGGGGTGGCTATCGGGTGGAAGATGCCGACTTAGATGTGTATCGTCGTCCGTTCCTCAAAAGTTCTGATGTGGGTCGAGCACTTCTGGCAACGGTGCAAAATCTCCGCCTGCCGGAAGTGACCGCAGAACTCGAAGCAGGATTCGCCAATTGGAAACAGCCAACCTTGCTTGCCTGGGGAATGCGCGATCCCTGGTTGCCGTTTACCTTAGCTCAATCACTTGCCGATCGCCTCCCAGATGTAGAGCTAGTGAAGCTCGAGGAGGTAGGGCATTATCCGCAGGAAGACTGGCATGAGAAGGTCAGTGATGCCTTAATGCGGCTGTTGCGGCGACAGGCAAGCTAG
- a CDS encoding BrnA antitoxin family protein yields MSANDSSNTSRTNWAALEAMTDEEIDYSDIPPLTEEFFETATLRVPAAQAHNLVQLDPDVMVWFQSQGAEYKTLINSVLRRYIENKGDRQAS; encoded by the coding sequence ATGAGCGCAAACGATTCGAGCAATACCTCACGTACTAACTGGGCAGCCTTAGAGGCAATGACAGATGAGGAAATAGATTACTCTGACATCCCGCCTTTGACTGAGGAGTTTTTTGAAACAGCTACTTTGCGAGTTCCTGCTGCCCAAGCTCATAACTTAGTTCAGCTTGATCCTGATGTAATGGTGTGGTTTCAGTCTCAAGGTGCAGAGTACAAAACTTTAATCAATTCTGTGTTGCGCCGTTACATCGAGAATAAGGGCGATCGACAAGCAAGCTAA
- a CDS encoding DUF1152 domain-containing protein, whose translation MSPSLLKVTADTPRPRDYFPEQHLANWFRQQGQETPIYCFERTGFKPLLASYQALVETLSLDTIVLVDGGTDSLMRGDEIGLGTPHEDVTSIAAVNELAIKTKLLVCLGFGIDRYHGVCHAHVLEGVAELIASGGFLGTFSLLQEMPEVQQYRQASEYVFQAMPEQVSIVTSSILSALAGHYGDYHATSRTQGSKLWINPLMSLYWCFRLPQVASRILYLDAVKQTDSYTDVLFLIEGIQSRRRTVRRWEDIPV comes from the coding sequence TTGTCACCCTCTCTGCTCAAGGTAACAGCAGATACCCCTCGTCCTCGCGACTATTTTCCTGAGCAACATCTGGCAAACTGGTTTCGCCAGCAAGGGCAGGAAACTCCAATTTATTGTTTTGAGCGCACAGGATTCAAGCCGCTTCTGGCAAGCTATCAAGCTTTAGTGGAGACATTATCGCTAGACACGATCGTTCTAGTAGATGGAGGCACAGACAGTTTGATGCGCGGCGATGAAATTGGACTGGGTACACCTCATGAAGATGTCACCAGTATCGCTGCTGTCAATGAGCTTGCCATCAAAACAAAGTTACTGGTTTGTTTAGGGTTTGGGATCGATCGCTATCATGGTGTCTGTCATGCTCATGTGCTAGAAGGTGTTGCAGAACTGATTGCAAGTGGCGGATTCTTAGGCACATTTTCACTACTTCAGGAGATGCCAGAAGTACAGCAGTATCGGCAAGCGAGTGAATACGTTTTTCAGGCAATGCCGGAGCAAGTCAGCATTGTTACGAGTTCTATCCTTTCAGCGTTGGCAGGACACTATGGCGATTATCACGCCACTTCCAGAACGCAAGGAAGCAAGCTTTGGATTAATCCATTAATGAGCTTATATTGGTGTTTTCGATTGCCGCAAGTGGCAAGCCGGATTCTGTATCTAGATGCTGTTAAGCAAACAGACAGTTACACAGATGTCCTGTTTTTGATTGAGGGGATACAATCACGACGCAGAACTGTTCGGAGATGGGAAGATATTCCTGTGTAG
- the argJ gene encoding bifunctional ornithine acetyltransferase/N-acetylglutamate synthase: MADWHEVPGGVTAPKGYRAAGIAAGLKPSGALDLALILSDVDAIAAGVFTTSQVRAACVDYCRQLLQAKPVARAILCNAGQANAATGHQGWLDAQESAHLLAKELNIPSEMVLLASTGVIGQRIKMDGLRAGISHLVAEASEEGSEGASRAIITTDLVPKSIALETTLDGRPVRIGGICKGSGMIHPNMATMLAFVTCDAAISPHLWQQMVSRAADKSFNQITVDGDTSTNDCLIALANGASRTPAITDPGAEADKLEAALTEVCIHLAKSIARDGEGATCLLEIRVSGASDDESARKIARTIAGSALFKSAVFGRDPNWGRIAAAAGRAGVPFDQENLRVQLGDFLLMENGQPLAFDRAAASNYMKQAAAGEYLKSDTVLVSVSVGNGHGSGMAWGCDLSYDYVKINAEYTT; encoded by the coding sequence ATGGCGGATTGGCATGAAGTTCCGGGGGGAGTGACTGCGCCGAAGGGATATCGCGCAGCGGGAATTGCAGCAGGACTGAAGCCTTCAGGAGCATTGGACTTAGCGCTAATTCTCTCGGATGTGGATGCTATTGCTGCTGGAGTCTTTACGACAAGTCAAGTTCGTGCCGCCTGTGTTGATTATTGCCGTCAGCTGCTTCAGGCAAAGCCTGTTGCCCGTGCCATTTTATGTAATGCCGGACAAGCAAACGCTGCGACCGGACATCAGGGCTGGCTGGATGCTCAGGAGAGTGCTCACCTGCTGGCAAAGGAACTGAACATCCCGTCAGAGATGGTGTTGCTCGCCTCGACTGGGGTGATTGGGCAGCGGATCAAAATGGATGGGCTGCGGGCAGGCATTTCCCATCTTGTTGCAGAAGCTTCCGAGGAGGGGTCAGAAGGAGCTTCTCGCGCCATTATTACAACCGATTTAGTCCCCAAGTCGATCGCTTTAGAAACCACGCTGGATGGTCGCCCGGTTCGGATTGGCGGGATCTGTAAAGGGTCTGGGATGATCCACCCAAATATGGCAACAATGCTGGCGTTTGTTACTTGTGACGCCGCTATTTCACCGCACCTGTGGCAACAGATGGTCAGCCGTGCTGCTGACAAGAGCTTCAACCAAATCACGGTAGATGGTGATACCAGCACGAACGATTGCTTGATTGCCCTGGCAAATGGAGCGTCTCGCACACCTGCTATCACTGATCCGGGAGCCGAAGCCGATAAGCTGGAAGCTGCTCTTACAGAAGTTTGTATACATTTGGCGAAGTCGATCGCACGGGATGGGGAAGGTGCAACTTGCCTGCTCGAAATCCGCGTTTCAGGGGCATCGGATGATGAGTCTGCCCGCAAGATTGCCCGGACGATCGCCGGATCAGCCCTCTTTAAGTCTGCGGTGTTTGGACGCGATCCCAACTGGGGCAGAATTGCGGCGGCGGCTGGACGAGCCGGAGTTCCGTTTGATCAAGAAAATTTGCGCGTTCAGCTAGGCGACTTTTTGCTGATGGAAAACGGTCAGCCTTTGGCGTTCGATCGGGCTGCTGCCAGTAACTATATGAAGCAAGCAGCGGCGGGAGAATATCTCAAGAGCGACACAGTTTTGGTTTCAGTTAGTGTGGGGAATGGTCATGGTTCAGGGATGGCGTGGGGCTGTGATTTGAGCTATGACTATGTGAAAATTAACGCAGAATATACCACTTAA